A single region of the Gemella sp. zg-570 genome encodes:
- a CDS encoding amidase family protein, whose translation MQKKNKFIAVLLAINIFMSSSMVYAREVPHEANIASSEKDRPAYKLTLEEYKSKSGLELAELVREKKVTSEDLVKLAYEVIDSKNKDLNAVITTQREEALKESKELEDTGQPFLGVPILVKGLGHTTKGGENTNGFVFNKGNISKSDGSMVRELKKMGFIVLGQTNYPEYGLRNITDSKLYGATSNPWNTDYNAGGSSGGSAASISSGMVAIASGSDAGGSIRIPASWTGLVGLKPSRGMIYNANRDSRTPAVHFPLTKNVEDAKVLLEHLRNKKATPLRVSDIKTLPIGYTAISPMGTEVSREAKEALMESVDFFKEQGFSVKEVEWVVNGRDIMRDYTLLSIASAGGFGNLEKKLAEKNYTKKDVDPLVWALYITYRDMDKKELKKQVDEVWKRVATYTNKMEMFHKNFPLLLTPTTATTAPLNTDMYIDKKDLEDMLNIEQLSQEERLKLLNRQWEPMLVKTPFTQIANLTGEPALSIPMYVSSNNLPLGVMLTGSWGMDDILLDIAKIAQDKGRFNLRRVPKSILDNDNYKLKENNLSSIKEYEKEKISNNSLEKTEIKQNSDLEKDTAVRGNSVAISNVSLDIDKNIQDNLIKSEKNILNNNFKLKENNTSNIKDNKKEETRTASLDKKENNSKVDIEKENSKPAIPKNLNPYLLIGSIFILLLLITVFYKIRKK comes from the coding sequence ATGCAAAAGAAAAATAAGTTTATAGCGGTTTTATTAGCAATAAATATTTTTATGTCGTCAAGTATGGTTTATGCAAGAGAAGTTCCACACGAAGCAAATATAGCATCATCTGAAAAAGATAGACCAGCTTACAAGTTGACGCTAGAGGAATATAAAAGCAAAAGTGGTTTAGAATTAGCCGAATTGGTTAGAGAGAAAAAAGTTACTAGTGAAGACTTGGTTAAACTAGCTTATGAAGTTATAGATAGTAAAAATAAAGACTTAAACGCTGTTATCACAACTCAAAGAGAAGAAGCTCTTAAGGAATCCAAAGAACTAGAAGATACAGGACAACCATTTTTAGGAGTTCCTATCTTAGTAAAAGGTTTGGGGCATACTACTAAGGGCGGAGAAAATACTAATGGTTTTGTCTTTAACAAGGGCAATATTTCAAAGTCAGATGGTTCTATGGTAAGAGAATTGAAAAAAATGGGCTTTATAGTCTTGGGGCAGACTAATTATCCAGAGTATGGGCTTAGAAATATCACAGATTCAAAATTATATGGTGCAACGTCTAATCCTTGGAATACAGATTATAATGCAGGGGGTTCATCTGGTGGATCGGCGGCATCTATTTCAAGTGGTATGGTTGCAATAGCAAGCGGTAGTGATGCAGGAGGATCTATTCGTATCCCTGCTTCTTGGACAGGACTTGTAGGATTAAAACCTAGTCGTGGTATGATTTATAATGCTAATCGTGATAGTAGAACACCTGCCGTTCATTTTCCACTAACTAAAAATGTAGAAGATGCTAAAGTTTTATTAGAGCATCTTCGTAATAAAAAAGCCACTCCTCTAAGAGTGTCAGATATCAAAACATTACCAATAGGATACACAGCTATTTCTCCAATGGGAACAGAGGTAAGCAGGGAGGCAAAAGAAGCTCTAATGGAGAGTGTTGACTTCTTTAAAGAACAAGGTTTTTCAGTAAAAGAAGTAGAGTGGGTAGTAAATGGTCGTGATATTATGCGTGATTATACATTGTTAAGTATTGCCAGTGCTGGTGGTTTTGGCAATCTTGAAAAAAAATTAGCAGAAAAAAACTATACAAAAAAAGATGTTGATCCCCTTGTGTGGGCCTTGTATATTACTTATAGAGATATGGATAAGAAGGAACTAAAAAAACAAGTTGACGAAGTATGGAAACGTGTAGCCACATATACAAACAAAATGGAAATGTTCCACAAGAATTTTCCGCTCTTGCTAACTCCGACAACAGCAACAACAGCCCCACTCAATACAGATATGTATATTGACAAAAAAGACCTAGAAGATATGTTAAATATTGAACAACTTAGTCAAGAAGAACGTTTAAAACTATTAAACAGACAGTGGGAGCCTATGCTTGTAAAAACACCATTTACCCAAATTGCAAACTTGACAGGAGAGCCAGCCCTTTCAATTCCTATGTATGTTTCTTCTAATAATCTACCTCTTGGTGTGATGTTGACAGGTTCTTGGGGGATGGACGATATTTTATTGGATATTGCTAAGATTGCTCAAGACAAGGGAAGATTTAATTTAAGAAGAGTACCTAAAAGTATACTAGATAATGATAATTATAAGCTGAAAGAAAATAATTTATCAAGTATAAAAGAATATGAAAAAGAAAAAATATCTAATAATTCTTTGGAAAAAACGGAAATAAAACAAAATAGCGATTTAGAAAAAGATACAGCAGTAAGAGGCAATTCAGTAGCAATTAGTAATGTTTCATTAGATATAGATAAAAACATACAAGATAATTTAATTAAGTCAGAAAAAAATATATTAAATAATAATTTTAAGTTAAAAGAAAACAATACTTCAAACATAAAAGACAATAAAAAAGAAGAAACAAGAACTGCTTCTTTAGATAAAAAAGAAAACAATTCAAAAGTAGATATAGAAAAAGAAAATAGCAAGCCTGCAATACCTAAAAATTTAAATCCTTATTTACTTATAGGAAGTATTTTTATTTTACTACTTTTAATAACAGTATTTTACAAAATTAGAAAAAAATAA
- a CDS encoding IS3 family transposase encodes MVSNDRCRNKTIAQTIEVLRDKYKLKDLLKYFHLAKSTYMYWQKRLNRPNKDIEIENKILNIRNENPNYGYRRITAMLKKSGLIINKKKVQRLVQKLKLQVKSYSRKSRKYSSYKGRVGKISDNKIRRNFKVEKPYTKITTDTTEFKYLEKDKTGTYQIKKLYLNPYLDMYNSEILSYEISKQPTIEPILKALDRAIEITNKIKGERIFHSYQGWAYQIKQYTSKLETNGIIQSMSRKGDCLDNSPMENFFGILKQEIYYGHKFYSYKQLKQTIKDFIKYYNDERIKEKLGYLSPVEYRKKNTA; translated from the coding sequence AAATAAAACAATTGCTCAAACAATCGAGGTCCTAAGAGACAAATACAAACTAAAAGACTTGTTAAAATACTTTCATCTTGCCAAATCAACATATATGTATTGGCAAAAACGTTTAAATAGACCGAATAAAGATATAGAAATAGAAAACAAAATACTCAACATAAGAAATGAAAATCCAAACTATGGCTACAGAAGAATAACAGCCATGTTAAAAAAATCAGGACTGATAATAAACAAAAAGAAAGTACAACGATTAGTTCAAAAGCTAAAACTTCAAGTAAAAAGTTATTCAAGAAAATCCAGAAAGTACTCATCCTACAAAGGAAGAGTTGGAAAAATATCAGACAACAAAATAAGAAGAAATTTCAAAGTAGAAAAACCATACACAAAAATAACAACAGACACAACAGAATTTAAGTATTTAGAAAAAGATAAAACAGGAACCTATCAAATAAAGAAACTCTATTTAAACCCATACTTAGATATGTACAACAGTGAAATACTAAGCTATGAAATATCAAAACAACCAACAATAGAACCAATCCTAAAAGCCTTAGATAGAGCAATAGAAATAACAAACAAAATCAAAGGAGAAAGAATATTTCATTCATATCAAGGCTGGGCATACCAAATAAAACAATACACATCAAAACTAGAAACTAATGGTATCATCCAATCTATGTCCCGAAAAGGCGACTGCTTAGACAACTCACCAATGGAAAACTTCTTTGGAATATTAAAACAAGAAATATATTACGGACACAAATTCTATTCATATAAGCAATTAAAGCAAACTATTAAAGATTTTATAAAATATTATAACGATGAAAGGATAAAAGAAAAATTAGGATACTTATCACCAGTAGAATATAGAAAGAAGAATACAGCATAA